Proteins co-encoded in one Acipenser ruthenus chromosome 3, fAciRut3.2 maternal haplotype, whole genome shotgun sequence genomic window:
- the LOC131720081 gene encoding uncharacterized protein LOC131720081 isoform X1: MAADRRTLQVLRVPSVLPDDRMIDKLLIHFLRPRNGGGEVLGVRFPTDTPGEALVTFEQEEVADRVLQCTQVLELQSGKHPLEVKTVGSEESIEVDMPVRTSLSLEMFPDQGRVRELLEKHRFRVTELQGRRPEELQIEGSFTELRKLRTKLCKLLPAAPRDVQGPPASRYLYTADEVQGLENSIGARHSRVNDSGNGAISKIKFSNSPGQGNDPYSMGERHSRAQPVTLPLSPQAHQTTRKAQRLAFNIDKHVLRYAKAFHRQEMSEILDSHCVEMSEEESDEISNVILTPLIGHDSPESILKVAKELLSSLLFELGHTLRTQEIDLSSYDRQQQSQILEQSKMLKNIYKVLVICPDGGSIQLVGPSMESYELRLRLLGQAVNSSVGEQLDSNRQGRWMDRGDVRRSSSLPRQPSTTDLSSPMEGSASAQQYFPEKYQGMGQLGVTGLEKEKAGSTPSPKKKEKSLQRKRASSETRGKTKERQQAWIESSREAEREPPSGQGGLGVESDVKKKKKKLPTLMRSMTIFSDKMFKRKKN, translated from the exons ATGGCTGCTGACAGACGCACACTCCAGGTCCTCCGGGTTCCCAGTGTCCTCCCTGATGATCGGATGATCGACAAGCTGCTGATTCACTTCCTGCGGCCCCGGAACGGGGGAGGGGAGGTCCTGGGGGTGAGATTCCCCACCGACACACCAGGAGAGGCGCTCGTCACCTTCGAGCAGGAGGAAG TTGCTGACAGGGTTCTGCAGTGCACTCAAGTTCTGGAGCTGCAGTCAGGGAAACACCCCCTGGAGGTCAAGACAGTGGGGAGTGAGGAAAGTATAGAG GTTGACATGCCCGTGAGAACAAGCCTAAGCCTGGAGATGTTCCCAGACCAAGGCAGGGTGAGAGAGCTTCTTGAGAAACACCGCTTCAGGGTGACTGAACTGCAGGGACGACGCCCTGAGGAGCTACAGATCGAGGGCTCCTTCACAGAGCTAAGGAAGCTGAGGACTAAACTCTGCAAactgctgcctgctgctcccaGGGATGTCCAGGGACCTCCGGCCAGCCGATACCTTTACACTGCAGATGAAGTGCAAGGGCTGGAGAACAGCATTGGGGCCAGACACAGCAGGGTTAACGACTCAGGGAACGGGGCAATATCCAAAATAAAATTCTCAAATTCTCCAGGGCAAGGGAATGATCCATATTCCATGGGAGAGAGACACTCCAGAGCTCAGCCAGTCACCTTACCTTTGTCACCTCAAGCCCATCAAACCACCAGGAAAGCCCAGAGACTTGCGTTCAACATTGACAAGCATGTGCTGAGGTACGCCAAAGCTTTCCATAGGCAGGAGATGTCTGAGATCCTGGATAGCCACTGTGTGGAAATGAGCGAGGAGGAGAGTGATGAGATCAGTAATGTGATCTTAACTCCACTGATTGGCCATGACAGCCCTGAAAGTATTTTAAAAGTAGCTAAGGAACTGCTGTCCAGTCTGTTATTTGAACTAGGACATACTCTACGGACACAGGAAATTGATCTCTCTTCCTATGACCGTCAGCAACAAAGTCAGATTCTGGAGCAGTCCAAGatgttaaaaaatatttacaaagttCTAGTGATCTGTCCTGACGGGGGGAGCATACAGCTGGTGGGACCTTCGATGGAGAGCTATGAGCTGAGGCTGAGGCTGCTGGGGCAGGCAGTTAATTCCTCAGTGGGGGAGCAGCTTGACAGTAATCGTCAAGGACGCTGGATGGACAGAGGTGACGTCAGGCGCAGCTCTTCCCTCCCCCGACAACCGAGCACAACGGACCTCAGCAGTCCCATGGAGGGGTCTGCCAGTGCCCAGCAGTACTTCCCAGAAAAGTACCAGGGGATGGGACAGCTGGGTGTGACAGGGCTGGAGAAGGAGAAAGCAGGAAGCACACCCAGTCCCAAAAAGAAAGAGAAGAGCCTCCAGAGGAAAAGGGCCTCCTCAGAAACCAGGGGCAAGACAAAGGAACGCCAGCAAGCCTGGATAGAGAGCAGTCGAGAAGCAGAAAGA
- the LOC131720081 gene encoding uncharacterized protein LOC131720081 isoform X2: MPVRTSLSLEMFPDQGRVRELLEKHRFRVTELQGRRPEELQIEGSFTELRKLRTKLCKLLPAAPRDVQGPPASRYLYTADEVQGLENSIGARHSRVNDSGNGAISKIKFSNSPGQGNDPYSMGERHSRAQPVTLPLSPQAHQTTRKAQRLAFNIDKHVLRYAKAFHRQEMSEILDSHCVEMSEEESDEISNVILTPLIGHDSPESILKVAKELLSSLLFELGHTLRTQEIDLSSYDRQQQSQILEQSKMLKNIYKVLVICPDGGSIQLVGPSMESYELRLRLLGQAVNSSVGEQLDSNRQGRWMDRGDVRRSSSLPRQPSTTDLSSPMEGSASAQQYFPEKYQGMGQLGVTGLEKEKAGSTPSPKKKEKSLQRKRASSETRGKTKERQQAWIESSREAEREPPSGQGGLGVESDVKKKKKKLPTLMRSMTIFSDKMFKRKKN, from the coding sequence ATGCCCGTGAGAACAAGCCTAAGCCTGGAGATGTTCCCAGACCAAGGCAGGGTGAGAGAGCTTCTTGAGAAACACCGCTTCAGGGTGACTGAACTGCAGGGACGACGCCCTGAGGAGCTACAGATCGAGGGCTCCTTCACAGAGCTAAGGAAGCTGAGGACTAAACTCTGCAAactgctgcctgctgctcccaGGGATGTCCAGGGACCTCCGGCCAGCCGATACCTTTACACTGCAGATGAAGTGCAAGGGCTGGAGAACAGCATTGGGGCCAGACACAGCAGGGTTAACGACTCAGGGAACGGGGCAATATCCAAAATAAAATTCTCAAATTCTCCAGGGCAAGGGAATGATCCATATTCCATGGGAGAGAGACACTCCAGAGCTCAGCCAGTCACCTTACCTTTGTCACCTCAAGCCCATCAAACCACCAGGAAAGCCCAGAGACTTGCGTTCAACATTGACAAGCATGTGCTGAGGTACGCCAAAGCTTTCCATAGGCAGGAGATGTCTGAGATCCTGGATAGCCACTGTGTGGAAATGAGCGAGGAGGAGAGTGATGAGATCAGTAATGTGATCTTAACTCCACTGATTGGCCATGACAGCCCTGAAAGTATTTTAAAAGTAGCTAAGGAACTGCTGTCCAGTCTGTTATTTGAACTAGGACATACTCTACGGACACAGGAAATTGATCTCTCTTCCTATGACCGTCAGCAACAAAGTCAGATTCTGGAGCAGTCCAAGatgttaaaaaatatttacaaagttCTAGTGATCTGTCCTGACGGGGGGAGCATACAGCTGGTGGGACCTTCGATGGAGAGCTATGAGCTGAGGCTGAGGCTGCTGGGGCAGGCAGTTAATTCCTCAGTGGGGGAGCAGCTTGACAGTAATCGTCAAGGACGCTGGATGGACAGAGGTGACGTCAGGCGCAGCTCTTCCCTCCCCCGACAACCGAGCACAACGGACCTCAGCAGTCCCATGGAGGGGTCTGCCAGTGCCCAGCAGTACTTCCCAGAAAAGTACCAGGGGATGGGACAGCTGGGTGTGACAGGGCTGGAGAAGGAGAAAGCAGGAAGCACACCCAGTCCCAAAAAGAAAGAGAAGAGCCTCCAGAGGAAAAGGGCCTCCTCAGAAACCAGGGGCAAGACAAAGGAACGCCAGCAAGCCTGGATAGAGAGCAGTCGAGAAGCAGAAAGA